A stretch of Acidobacteriota bacterium DNA encodes these proteins:
- the mpl gene encoding UDP-N-acetylmuramate:L-alanyl-gamma-D-glutamyl-meso-diaminopimelate ligase, translated as MTRVHFIGICGTAMATLAAMLKTRGLDVQGSDHGVYPPMSDFLAREQIRVFDKYDAANITSEIDMVVVGNAISRGNPELEAVLDRKMRYCSLPEAIREHFLWDRRSIVIAGTHGKTTTTSMTAWLLTSAGEDPSLLVGGIASNFDSSYRLGSGRDFVIEGDEYDSAFFDKTAKFLKYLPDIAVIGNVEYDHADIYPDMEALRIAFRRLVNLIPQHGLLVLGADCPEAIALGRMARSPVETFGFSEGADWRAGEMEPVGDHTRFEVTYRGDRLGHFEVPLYGAHNVRNALAALAVGHAVGVSHERLRTGLREFLGVRRRLELRGEVRGVSVYDDFAHHPTAILETIRAIKFTYPDRRVWAVFEPRSATSCRKIFQDDFVHAFHESGADEVVLAAVFRASLPEAERLSVDDIVKELVQRGGRARTLPGVPEIVDTIAQEAREGDIVVLMSNGGFDGIHEKLLAALGPPGR; from the coding sequence ATGACTCGAGTCCATTTCATCGGCATCTGCGGCACGGCCATGGCCACGCTGGCCGCGATGCTGAAAACGCGCGGACTGGACGTGCAGGGTTCCGACCACGGCGTGTATCCGCCGATGTCCGACTTCCTCGCGCGGGAACAGATCCGCGTGTTCGACAAATATGACGCGGCCAACATCACCAGCGAGATCGACATGGTGGTGGTGGGGAACGCCATCTCGCGCGGCAACCCGGAACTGGAGGCGGTGCTCGATCGCAAGATGCGGTACTGCTCGCTGCCCGAGGCCATTCGTGAGCATTTCCTCTGGGACCGCCGCTCGATCGTGATCGCGGGCACACACGGCAAGACCACCACCACGTCCATGACGGCCTGGCTGCTGACTTCGGCGGGCGAAGATCCCAGCCTGCTGGTGGGCGGCATCGCGTCAAACTTCGACAGCAGCTATCGATTGGGATCGGGTCGCGACTTCGTGATTGAAGGCGACGAATACGACAGCGCGTTTTTCGACAAGACGGCGAAGTTCCTCAAGTACCTGCCTGATATCGCCGTGATCGGCAACGTCGAATACGACCACGCCGACATTTATCCCGACATGGAAGCGCTGCGCATCGCGTTCCGGCGTCTGGTCAACCTGATTCCGCAGCATGGACTCCTGGTGCTCGGCGCGGATTGCCCCGAAGCGATCGCGCTTGGCCGCATGGCGCGGTCGCCCGTGGAGACGTTTGGTTTCAGCGAAGGCGCCGACTGGCGTGCGGGTGAAATGGAGCCGGTCGGCGACCATACACGTTTCGAAGTCACGTACCGCGGAGACCGGCTCGGCCACTTCGAGGTGCCGCTCTACGGCGCGCACAACGTCCGCAATGCCCTGGCCGCCCTCGCGGTGGGACACGCGGTGGGCGTCTCACACGAGCGGCTCCGCACCGGCCTGCGTGAGTTTCTGGGCGTGCGCCGAAGACTTGAACTGCGCGGGGAAGTGCGCGGCGTGTCGGTCTACGACGACTTTGCGCATCACCCCACGGCGATTCTCGAGACGATTCGCGCGATCAAGTTCACGTATCCCGACAGGCGCGTCTGGGCCGTGTTTGAACCCCGCTCAGCCACGTCGTGCCGGAAAATCTTCCAGGACGACTTCGTGCACGCCTTCCACGAGTCCGGCGCCGACGAAGTGGTGCTGGCCGCCGTGTTCCGGGCGTCGCTGCCCGAAGCCGAACGCCTCTCGGTGGACGACATCGTCAAAGAGCTGGTCCAGCGCGGTGGCCGTGCACGCACGCTGCCAGGCGTCCCCGAGATTGTGGACACCATCGCCCAGGAAGCCCGCGAGGGCGACATCGTCGTCTTGATGTCCAACGGCGGGTTCGACGGAATTCACGAGAAACTGCTCGCTGCCCTCGGGCCCCCTGGGCGTTGA
- the murB gene encoding UDP-N-acetylmuramate dehydrogenase gives MTTVTGQLQAIVGPEGVRERTPLGALTTFGVGGPADWLVEPRSRAALEAVLRLAALHDLPVTVLGGGSNVLVADAGVRGMVVRPRLTGISEPVSGRVRAEAGVTINGLVRWLIGRGLAGLEAWAGTPGTVGGAVHGNAHYAGHNISEHIVDVGLLSPRGVFGTVPAGDMGFGYDTSRLFDTLEVVVWADVRVSGGEPDAMRAVARASLAHRKRTQPLHLPSAGCIFQNPDPTRDRVPMGVPWSAGALVDRAGLKGASAGGATISATHANFIVADKTATAADIRRLIERAREAVRRQFGVELRDEIVYLGEW, from the coding sequence ATGACCACGGTCACCGGGCAGTTGCAGGCGATTGTCGGGCCCGAGGGTGTGCGTGAGCGCACGCCCCTTGGTGCCCTGACCACGTTCGGCGTGGGCGGTCCTGCCGACTGGTTGGTAGAACCACGCTCGCGGGCGGCGCTTGAAGCGGTGCTGAGGCTTGCCGCACTACACGATCTCCCGGTCACGGTATTGGGTGGAGGCTCCAACGTGCTGGTGGCCGACGCCGGCGTGCGCGGCATGGTCGTGCGCCCGAGGCTGACCGGAATCTCAGAGCCGGTGTCGGGACGTGTCAGGGCCGAGGCCGGCGTCACCATCAACGGTCTGGTGCGTTGGCTGATTGGCCGCGGTCTCGCCGGGCTGGAGGCCTGGGCCGGCACGCCAGGCACCGTGGGCGGCGCGGTGCATGGCAATGCCCACTACGCCGGCCACAACATCAGTGAGCACATCGTCGACGTGGGCCTGCTCTCGCCACGCGGGGTCTTTGGGACCGTCCCTGCCGGCGACATGGGATTTGGATACGATACCAGCCGCCTGTTTGACACTCTCGAGGTGGTGGTCTGGGCCGACGTGCGTGTGTCGGGCGGCGAGCCGGACGCGATGCGGGCAGTGGCGCGAGCGTCGCTGGCGCATCGCAAGCGTACGCAGCCTCTGCACCTGCCAAGCGCGGGATGTATCTTTCAGAACCCCGACCCCACGCGCGATCGGGTACCAATGGGGGTCCCCTGGTCGGCCGGTGCGCTTGTGGATCGTGCGGGGCTCAAAGGGGCGTCGGCGGGTGGTGCGACGATTTCGGCCACGCATGCCAACTTCATCGTGGCCGACAAGACCGCAACGGCCGCGGACATCAGGCGATTGATCGAACGGGCGCGTGAGGCGGTACGACGCCAGTTCGGTGTCGAACTCAGGGACGAAATCGTGTACCTCGGGGAGTGGTGA
- a CDS encoding SCO family protein, whose translation MMPLRLARAKAHALRTAAALLIFLSGCTAEPPAKRYELTGQVLAVHEARQELAIKHEDIAGYMPGMTMSFPVATKTLMIGRTPGELISATLEVNGLVGKLVAITHVGTAPLPDNTNTAAMADGILAEGDLMPDAALIDQQDQRRSLSEWKGTPVLLTFIYTRCPLPNFCPAMNRNFAAIQKSLAADPALAGRLKLISVSFDPEYDTPAVLAGFAKTFQTDPAVWTWLTGDRVTTDRLAAKFGVSVIREDASPTDVVHNLRTTLIDADGRIVKIYSGSEWMPSAVLSDVRAVIK comes from the coding sequence GTGATGCCCCTTCGCCTGGCACGGGCTAAGGCCCATGCCCTCCGTACCGCCGCCGCGTTGCTCATCTTCCTCTCCGGGTGCACCGCTGAGCCGCCCGCCAAGCGCTACGAACTGACCGGGCAGGTCCTCGCCGTGCACGAGGCGCGGCAGGAACTGGCGATCAAACACGAAGACATCGCGGGCTACATGCCGGGAATGACGATGAGCTTCCCGGTGGCGACGAAGACGTTGATGATTGGCCGCACACCGGGAGAACTGATCTCGGCCACCCTTGAAGTGAATGGCCTGGTGGGCAAACTCGTGGCCATCACGCACGTGGGCACGGCTCCCCTGCCCGACAACACGAACACCGCGGCGATGGCCGACGGCATCCTTGCGGAGGGCGATCTGATGCCCGACGCCGCGCTCATCGACCAGCAAGACCAGCGACGGTCGCTGTCTGAATGGAAGGGCACCCCGGTGCTGCTCACGTTCATTTATACGCGCTGCCCGCTGCCAAACTTCTGCCCGGCGATGAACCGGAATTTTGCGGCCATCCAGAAAAGCCTGGCGGCCGATCCCGCGTTAGCCGGGCGCTTGAAACTCATCTCGGTCTCGTTTGATCCCGAGTACGACACCCCGGCCGTTCTGGCGGGCTTCGCCAAGACCTTCCAGACCGACCCTGCGGTGTGGACGTGGCTCACGGGTGACCGCGTCACCACTGATCGACTGGCGGCGAAGTTCGGCGTCAGCGTCATCCGCGAGGACGCATCCCCCACCGATGTCGTCCACAACCTGCGCACCACCCTCATCGACGCCGACGGACGCATCGTCAAGATCTACTCGGGCAGCGAGTGGATGCCGTCGGCCGTGCTTTCGGACGTGCGTGCCGTCATCAAGTAA
- a CDS encoding outer membrane lipoprotein carrier protein LolA has translation MQARAATVFLSGFAGLIALSALATAPIHGQAPTAQSLALSLQKRYATIRDFRADFTHTVQGAVLRTVRTTERGELKVMKPGRVFMTYGPPQKKSFVADGVTVKTYIQSDRTGTVGPMPQGDDLSVAILFLAGRGDLVKDFQASMPATQPAGEWQLDLVPNKRQEDFATLTLFVDRQTLAFRGLGTADHLGGSFVFRFTNLRENTGLKESDFRFTFPRNTHVIETGRGK, from the coding sequence ATGCAGGCTCGGGCCGCGACCGTCTTCCTTTCGGGGTTCGCCGGGCTGATCGCGCTCAGCGCGCTCGCCACGGCACCCATTCACGGCCAGGCGCCGACAGCGCAGAGTCTTGCCCTGTCTCTGCAGAAACGGTACGCCACCATTCGCGACTTTCGCGCCGACTTCACGCACACGGTGCAGGGCGCGGTGCTTCGCACCGTTCGCACAACCGAACGCGGCGAATTGAAGGTCATGAAACCAGGCCGCGTCTTCATGACGTACGGGCCGCCGCAAAAGAAGTCGTTTGTGGCTGACGGCGTCACCGTCAAGACCTACATCCAGTCCGATCGCACCGGCACGGTCGGGCCGATGCCGCAAGGCGACGACCTCTCGGTCGCCATCCTCTTCCTCGCCGGGCGAGGCGACCTGGTGAAAGACTTCCAGGCGTCGATGCCAGCCACGCAGCCGGCCGGAGAGTGGCAGCTGGACCTGGTGCCCAACAAACGCCAGGAAGACTTCGCCACCCTCACCCTCTTCGTGGATCGACAGACGCTCGCCTTCCGGGGCCTGGGCACCGCAGACCATCTGGGCGGCTCCTTCGTTTTCCGTTTCACCAACCTGCGTGAGAACACCGGGTTGAAAGAGTCAGACTTCCGCTTCACGTTCCCAAGGAACACTCATGTCATCGAAACCGGGCGCGGGAAGTAG
- the murA gene encoding UDP-N-acetylglucosamine 1-carboxyvinyltransferase, translated as MAYLVVRGGARLSGEVAVDGNKNAALPLLAACVLTSETCELRNVPQIRDVSVMVELLRSLGATVEGLGSSTLRVTCANIPSGSPDATLVGRLRGSVMLMGSLLARVGWATLAEPGGDFPARRSISTHLRALQALGARVIDHAADHRLEAPSGLKAVSMYLPEASVTGTETALMAAAAAEGTSEFRHAACEPHVVELCEMLTAMGAVVEGIGTSTLRITGARTLKGVVHTLRGDYIEAASWGVVGAVTGGDVVVRGARALDLEPTVSVLADMGLDCDLRDNEFVVRPSSLRAVKRIATGLWPAFPSDIVSLVTVLATQAEGRTLLHDWMYELRLFALEQLSSMGADLFLCDSHRIIVSGKTPLRGRTLDSRDIRSGMALIAAALAAKGESRILEIETVERGYAHLVERLRGLGADVERRD; from the coding sequence ATGGCGTATCTGGTAGTGCGCGGCGGGGCCCGATTGTCGGGCGAGGTGGCGGTGGACGGCAACAAGAATGCGGCGTTGCCGTTGCTGGCCGCCTGCGTGCTGACGTCCGAAACGTGTGAATTGCGGAACGTGCCGCAGATTCGCGATGTGTCCGTGATGGTCGAGTTGTTACGCTCCCTGGGCGCCACCGTCGAGGGGCTTGGCTCGTCAACCCTGCGCGTCACCTGCGCCAACATTCCGTCGGGCAGCCCGGACGCGACGCTGGTCGGACGTCTGCGCGGCTCCGTGATGCTGATGGGGTCGCTGCTTGCCCGCGTCGGATGGGCCACGCTCGCGGAGCCTGGCGGGGATTTCCCGGCGCGTCGGTCCATCAGCACGCACCTGCGCGCGTTGCAGGCGTTGGGCGCGCGGGTGATCGATCACGCGGCCGACCATCGCCTTGAAGCGCCGTCAGGCCTCAAGGCTGTTTCGATGTACCTGCCTGAGGCCAGCGTGACCGGGACGGAAACCGCCCTCATGGCCGCCGCCGCAGCGGAAGGCACGTCCGAGTTTCGCCACGCGGCCTGTGAACCGCACGTGGTTGAGCTGTGCGAAATGCTCACCGCGATGGGAGCGGTCGTGGAGGGCATCGGCACGAGCACACTGCGGATCACAGGCGCACGCACGCTCAAGGGCGTCGTCCACACGCTGCGTGGCGACTACATCGAGGCGGCAAGCTGGGGTGTGGTGGGCGCGGTCACCGGAGGGGACGTGGTGGTCAGGGGAGCGCGGGCGCTTGACCTGGAGCCCACGGTGTCGGTGCTGGCCGACATGGGCCTCGACTGCGACCTGCGAGACAACGAGTTTGTGGTGCGGCCGTCTTCGCTCCGTGCCGTGAAGCGCATTGCCACCGGCCTCTGGCCGGCGTTTCCGTCCGATATCGTTTCGCTCGTCACGGTGCTGGCGACACAGGCGGAAGGACGAACGCTGCTGCACGACTGGATGTACGAACTGCGGCTCTTCGCGCTTGAGCAACTCAGTTCGATGGGCGCCGATCTCTTCCTCTGCGACTCCCACCGCATCATCGTTTCGGGCAAGACGCCGCTGCGCGGCCGCACGCTGGACAGCCGCGACATCCGCTCGGGCATGGCGCTCATCGCCGCCGCTCTTGCCGCCAAAGGCGAAAGCCGGATCCTGGAAATCGAGACTGTTGAGCGGGGGTACGCGCATCTCGTGGAGCGCCTGCGCGGCCTCGGCGCCGACGTGGAACGCCGCGACTAG
- a CDS encoding ABC transporter permease, whose protein sequence is MTLRIAIKALNRNKMRTMLTMLGMIIGVGAVITMVALGRGAQSSIEDQIRGAGTNMVTVFPGNMMTMGVSMGQGSSARLMPEDAVALRALPDVTAVAESVTSRQQIVAGTQNTNSSIVGTNVDFIEVKTWPMKYGSFFSEQDVQTAAKVIALGVNVADLLYGQDVDPTGQFVRVRNHVVKVIGVMAPKGASSSGQNQDDQVFMPYTTVQKKLLGQQHLNYILASARSGDRIAQTAAAVSEALRVRHDIGPGMEDDFRVQTADDMVAMRTQATSTLTSLLAAIAGVSLLVGGIGIMNIMLVSVTERTREIGLRMAIGARGSDVLYQFLVEAVLISLVGGGLGIAAGFGAAEFMKWFQAWPAVVPTDTIILAFGVAAGIGIFFGYYPARKAAALDPIEALRFE, encoded by the coding sequence ATGACTCTCCGTATCGCCATAAAGGCCCTGAACCGCAACAAGATGCGGACCATGCTGACCATGCTGGGCATGATCATTGGCGTGGGCGCCGTCATCACCATGGTGGCATTGGGCCGGGGGGCGCAGTCCTCGATCGAGGACCAGATTCGCGGCGCCGGCACCAACATGGTCACGGTCTTCCCCGGCAACATGATGACGATGGGCGTCAGCATGGGGCAGGGCTCGTCGGCACGCCTGATGCCCGAAGACGCCGTGGCGCTCCGTGCGTTGCCCGACGTCACCGCCGTGGCCGAGTCGGTCACCTCGCGACAGCAGATCGTGGCCGGCACGCAGAACACCAACTCTTCGATTGTCGGCACCAACGTTGACTTCATCGAGGTCAAGACCTGGCCGATGAAATACGGCTCGTTTTTCAGCGAACAGGATGTGCAGACGGCGGCAAAGGTGATCGCGCTCGGCGTCAACGTGGCCGACCTGCTCTACGGACAGGACGTCGATCCGACCGGTCAGTTTGTGCGCGTCCGCAACCACGTGGTCAAGGTCATTGGCGTGATGGCCCCGAAAGGGGCGTCGTCAAGCGGACAGAATCAGGACGACCAGGTGTTCATGCCCTACACCACGGTGCAGAAGAAACTCCTGGGCCAGCAGCACCTGAACTACATCCTGGCATCGGCGAGGTCTGGCGATCGCATTGCGCAGACCGCGGCTGCCGTCAGCGAGGCCCTGCGCGTGCGCCACGACATTGGTCCCGGCATGGAGGATGACTTCCGTGTGCAGACCGCCGACGACATGGTGGCCATGCGGACCCAGGCCACCAGTACGCTCACCTCCCTGCTTGCCGCCATCGCCGGCGTTTCGCTGCTGGTGGGCGGCATCGGCATCATGAACATCATGCTGGTCTCGGTGACCGAGCGCACGCGCGAGATTGGCCTGCGCATGGCCATCGGGGCCCGCGGCTCAGACGTGCTCTACCAGTTCCTGGTCGAAGCAGTGCTCATCAGCCTTGTGGGCGGCGGTCTCGGTATTGCCGCCGGCTTCGGCGCTGCAGAGTTCATGAAGTGGTTCCAGGCCTGGCCCGCCGTCGTGCCAACCGACACGATCATCCTGGCATTCGGCGTCGCCGCCGGCATCGGCATCTTCTTCGGCTACTATCCGGCGCGCAAAGCCGCAGCGCTGGATCCGATCGAAGCGCTGCGCTTCGAGTAA